One genomic window of Microbacterium testaceum StLB037 includes the following:
- a CDS encoding organic hydroperoxide resistance protein yields the protein MDVLYTAEALSTGQGRLGHVSAGDYLDLEVAPPKELGGSGQGTNPEQLFAAGYAACFHSALHSVARAQKVTIEDSSVGGRVQIGPNGQGGYQLAVLLEVVLPGIEHELAQQLADAAHQVCPYSNATRGNIDVTVTVSDD from the coding sequence ATGGACGTTCTCTACACCGCTGAGGCACTGTCCACCGGACAGGGCCGCCTCGGCCACGTCTCGGCCGGCGACTACCTCGACCTCGAGGTCGCTCCCCCGAAGGAGCTCGGCGGCTCCGGCCAGGGCACCAACCCCGAGCAGCTCTTCGCGGCCGGCTACGCGGCGTGCTTCCACAGCGCCCTGCACTCCGTGGCCCGCGCGCAGAAGGTCACGATCGAGGACTCCTCGGTGGGTGGTCGCGTGCAGATCGGCCCGAACGGACAGGGCGGCTACCAGCTCGCCGTGCTCCTCGAGGTCGTCCTCCCCGGCATCGAGCACGAGCTCGCCCAGCAGCTCGCCGACGCTGCGCACCAGGTGTGCCCCTACTCGAACGCCACGCGCGGCAACATCGACGTCACCGTCACCGTCTCGGACGACTGA
- a CDS encoding helix-turn-helix transcriptional regulator, translated as MTDEADPWNDFARELGKRLLRARAQRGLSQEHVAHAAGLATFTYRKLEKGESNPGTPANPRLKTLVALAEVLEMSLEELIPARPGGVAPGR; from the coding sequence ATGACCGACGAGGCCGACCCCTGGAACGACTTCGCGCGCGAATTGGGGAAGCGGCTCCTCCGCGCGCGGGCGCAGCGAGGGCTGTCGCAGGAGCACGTGGCCCACGCGGCCGGGCTCGCGACGTTCACCTATCGCAAGCTCGAGAAGGGCGAGTCGAACCCGGGGACGCCGGCGAACCCCCGTCTCAAGACGCTCGTGGCGCTCGCCGAGGTTCTGGAGATGTCCCTCGAGGAACTGATCCCCGCGCGTCCGGGAGGCGTGGCACCCGGGCGTTGA
- a CDS encoding PIG-L family deacetylase, translated as MGTDDESSPDTVASAATDETARERARRMRLTRRGLLIGGLAVVGLGAGALVYRNIRRSAGPVGTWVSLAPIPAASVPSPLPPSPAAETPGTNTGMAVWAHADDDIIFANPALSEAIAAGHTVRAVFITAGDAGKGLEYARQREDGIRAAYDEMRGSTAPWQEQQITLLSGAAVTRFVASDEPRLSLTFLRLPDGGLDAEGFAATGNAGLTQLINGSAATLTSVDGSTVYDRDRLSASIVELIGAAQPTHVTTNVPHESAFAHGDHPDHSCVGSLVRALAPQAGIAPEAVTYYVGYPSQDEPVNVEGAVLDTKVQIYETYAADDPVVTCTDAAACLSQRGFGEWLRRSYPKSESELRLS; from the coding sequence GTGGGCACAGACGACGAATCCTCGCCCGACACGGTGGCGAGCGCGGCGACGGACGAGACCGCCCGCGAGCGAGCGCGCCGGATGAGGCTGACCCGGCGCGGGCTGCTCATCGGCGGTCTGGCGGTCGTCGGACTCGGCGCGGGCGCGCTGGTGTACCGGAACATCCGACGAAGCGCCGGCCCCGTGGGGACCTGGGTCTCTCTGGCGCCCATCCCCGCGGCATCCGTCCCCTCTCCGCTGCCGCCCTCTCCCGCCGCGGAGACTCCCGGCACGAACACGGGGATGGCCGTCTGGGCCCACGCCGACGACGACATCATCTTCGCCAACCCCGCTCTGTCGGAGGCGATCGCCGCCGGTCACACCGTCCGCGCCGTGTTCATCACCGCCGGTGACGCGGGGAAGGGCCTGGAGTACGCGCGTCAGCGCGAGGACGGGATCCGGGCCGCGTACGACGAGATGCGGGGCAGCACCGCGCCCTGGCAGGAGCAGCAGATCACGCTGCTCAGCGGGGCAGCCGTGACCCGGTTCGTCGCCTCCGATGAGCCGCGCCTCTCGCTGACCTTCCTGCGACTCCCGGACGGAGGCCTGGATGCCGAGGGCTTCGCCGCCACGGGCAATGCCGGGCTCACGCAGCTGATCAACGGTTCGGCGGCGACCCTGACCTCGGTGGACGGCTCCACCGTCTACGACCGCGACCGTCTGTCCGCGTCGATCGTCGAGCTCATCGGGGCCGCGCAACCCACCCACGTGACGACCAACGTCCCGCACGAGAGTGCCTTCGCGCACGGGGATCACCCCGACCACTCGTGCGTCGGATCGCTCGTGCGGGCCCTGGCCCCGCAGGCGGGCATCGCTCCCGAGGCGGTCACGTACTACGTGGGGTACCCCTCGCAGGACGAACCCGTCAACGTCGAGGGGGCGGTCCTCGACACCAAGGTGCAGATCTACGAGACCTACGCCGCCGACGACCCGGTGGTGACCTGCACCGACGCGGCGGCCTGTCTCTCGCAGCGCGGGTTCGGAGAGTGGCTGCGCCGCTCGTACCCCAAGAGCGAGTCCGAGCTGCGGCTGAGCTGA
- a CDS encoding UDP-glucose dehydrogenase family protein yields MRLSVVGCGYLGAVHAAAMASIGHEVVGIDVDERKITALSKGEAPFFEPGLQEILTEGIASGRLSFTTDMAAAQGAKVHFIGVGTPQQAGGYAADLTYVNAAVDGLLPYLSEGDLVAGKSTVPVGTAATLAPRVSETGATLVWNPEFLREGWAVQDTIDPDRLVAGVPFSEGAATPEGERAAQILREVYHPSIAKGTPFIVTDYATAELVKVSANAFLATKISFINAIAEIAEVTGADVTTLADAIGHDARIGRRFLGAGIGFGGGCLPKDIRAFSARAEELGRGESVAFLREIDAINLRRRDRAVELTSEALGGSVFQKKVTVLGAAFKPHSDDIRDSPALDVAVRLHGLGADVTLTDPAAIENAQRVHPQLTYVHDRDEALREADAVIVVTEWDEYRHQLDPAYAATLTRGHVVIDGRNCLDAAAWRAAGWTYHGMGRP; encoded by the coding sequence GTGCGTTTGTCTGTAGTGGGGTGCGGTTACCTGGGTGCGGTGCACGCGGCGGCGATGGCTTCCATCGGCCATGAGGTCGTGGGCATCGACGTCGACGAGCGCAAGATCACCGCGCTGAGCAAGGGCGAGGCGCCGTTCTTCGAGCCCGGCCTTCAGGAGATCCTGACCGAGGGCATCGCGTCGGGTCGCCTGTCCTTCACGACCGACATGGCGGCGGCGCAGGGCGCGAAGGTCCACTTCATCGGCGTGGGGACCCCGCAGCAGGCGGGTGGCTACGCCGCCGACCTCACGTACGTCAACGCCGCCGTCGACGGCCTGCTCCCCTACCTCTCGGAAGGCGATCTGGTCGCGGGCAAGTCCACTGTTCCGGTCGGCACGGCGGCGACGCTCGCCCCGCGCGTCTCCGAAACGGGGGCGACGCTCGTGTGGAACCCGGAGTTCCTCCGCGAGGGCTGGGCCGTTCAGGACACCATCGACCCCGACCGTCTGGTGGCCGGCGTCCCCTTCTCCGAGGGCGCTGCGACCCCCGAGGGCGAACGCGCGGCGCAGATTCTCCGCGAGGTCTACCACCCCTCGATCGCCAAGGGCACTCCGTTCATCGTCACCGACTACGCGACGGCTGAGCTCGTGAAGGTGTCGGCCAACGCCTTCCTCGCGACGAAGATCAGCTTCATCAACGCGATCGCGGAGATCGCCGAGGTCACCGGTGCGGACGTGACGACCCTCGCCGACGCGATCGGCCACGACGCGCGCATCGGTCGCCGGTTCCTCGGTGCGGGCATCGGCTTCGGTGGCGGCTGCCTGCCGAAGGACATCCGCGCGTTCTCCGCTCGCGCCGAAGAGCTCGGCCGCGGAGAATCGGTCGCGTTCCTGCGCGAGATCGACGCCATCAACCTGCGTCGGCGCGATCGCGCCGTCGAGCTGACGAGCGAGGCCCTCGGCGGGTCCGTCTTCCAGAAGAAGGTCACGGTGCTGGGCGCCGCCTTCAAGCCCCACAGCGACGACATCCGCGACTCCCCCGCTCTCGACGTGGCGGTCCGTCTGCACGGTCTCGGTGCCGACGTCACCCTCACCGACCCCGCGGCGATCGAGAACGCTCAGCGCGTCCACCCGCAGCTGACGTACGTGCACGACCGCGACGAAGCTCTGCGGGAGGCCGACGCCGTGATCGTCGTGACCGAGTGGGACGAGTACCGCCACCAGCTCGACCCCGCGTACGCGGCGACGCTGACGCGCGGTCACGTCGTGATCGACGGCCGCAACTGCCTCGACGCGGCCGCCTGGCGCGCCGCCGGGTGGACCTACCACGGCATGGGTCGCCCCTGA
- a CDS encoding protein-tyrosine-phosphatase, which translates to MSSYRAPGGPHIIVVCTANAIRSPFVENLLRERLTRRGLSGIELESAGTAARPGGPAEEGARALARAHGVSLDAHRTRRLDERMLRENSAVLCAERAHRRVVLGMRPDLVGAVFTIREFARLLDIARPAGSLNEWSSVLSATARARFGDRHVSASEDDILDPIGQDAPVWAAFERQATSAVDIIVEAMAGLAQPGTDGGSSARPTTRREYRAATRASAHETRV; encoded by the coding sequence ATGTCGTCATACCGTGCCCCGGGCGGACCGCACATCATCGTGGTGTGCACGGCGAACGCCATCCGATCGCCGTTCGTCGAGAACCTCCTGCGGGAGAGGCTGACGAGGAGGGGGCTGTCCGGGATCGAACTCGAGAGCGCCGGTACAGCGGCTCGTCCCGGAGGCCCCGCGGAGGAGGGAGCGCGGGCCCTCGCGCGTGCGCACGGCGTCTCCCTGGATGCGCATCGCACGCGTCGTCTGGACGAGCGGATGCTGAGGGAGAACTCGGCCGTGCTGTGCGCCGAGCGCGCGCACCGGCGCGTCGTCTTGGGGATGCGTCCCGACCTCGTAGGGGCCGTCTTCACGATCCGCGAGTTCGCCAGGCTGCTCGACATCGCTCGGCCGGCAGGTTCGCTGAACGAGTGGTCGTCGGTTCTCTCGGCGACCGCGCGCGCACGCTTCGGCGATCGTCACGTCTCGGCGAGCGAGGACGACATCCTCGATCCGATCGGCCAGGACGCGCCCGTCTGGGCCGCGTTCGAGCGACAAGCGACGAGCGCCGTCGACATCATCGTCGAGGCGATGGCGGGACTCGCGCAGCCCGGGACGGATGGGGGTTCATCCGCACGGCCGACAACCCGCCGAGAGTATCGGGCCGCGACGCGCGCCTCCGCTCACGAGACTCGGGTGTGA
- a CDS encoding DUF6907 domain-containing protein, protein MNRIPAEHRAQATRCAFVWCTTDHGETVHPADETHRSAGTGFAARVRDGLVGGAGVFTEIEVGVVRRPDDAESWVALEFGADCSIAIDAAGARTLGRLLLDAPDMAAAVDDGAAGVGGEAPPRDRAEGFDG, encoded by the coding sequence ATGAATCGAATTCCGGCAGAGCATCGTGCGCAGGCGACTCGGTGTGCGTTCGTGTGGTGCACGACGGACCACGGTGAGACGGTGCATCCCGCCGATGAGACTCACCGGAGCGCGGGAACCGGCTTCGCGGCGCGCGTGCGCGACGGACTCGTCGGAGGCGCCGGCGTCTTCACGGAGATCGAGGTGGGAGTCGTCCGCCGCCCCGACGACGCCGAGTCGTGGGTCGCGCTGGAGTTCGGCGCGGACTGCAGCATCGCCATCGATGCCGCCGGCGCACGCACGCTGGGTCGGCTGCTGCTCGACGCCCCTGACATGGCGGCAGCGGTCGACGACGGTGCTGCTGGCGTAGGTGGCGAGGCGCCGCCCCGCGACCGCGCCGAGGGGTTCGACGGCTGA
- a CDS encoding sensor histidine kinase, whose protein sequence is MTRSAPRALRRMMGTRTSAVVVDLALAAAAFIDVAVSIPSWSTIETAFALVAVAGLLVRRRLPWVSFALVLPGLVVDSMTIAAPIALYSVAVRTRGIPPLVVAGAVTFACFLLPDWQLPSLDFLAPSLLYALMYAATPIALGALVRTHRELSDRVADLSAARETEREREKQDVLRRERARISREMHDVVSHQVSLVAVQAGALQVSSPDPESRRVAHVIRSLAVRTLDELRQMVGVLRAEGARTDSDRPQPTLDDLPRLVEESGLDTDLDVSLPVDLAPPLQRAVYRTVQEGLTNARKHAPGARVRVTAVATTAAIDVVVQNDPPSQEGLRLPSSGTGLAGLRERAELLGGHLDAAARDGGGYRLRVTIPRRDSEH, encoded by the coding sequence ATGACGAGGTCCGCGCCGCGCGCCCTCCGCCGGATGATGGGGACACGAACGTCCGCCGTCGTCGTCGACCTGGCGCTCGCCGCCGCCGCCTTCATCGACGTCGCCGTGTCCATCCCCTCGTGGTCGACGATCGAGACGGCGTTCGCGCTCGTCGCCGTCGCGGGGCTGCTCGTGCGGCGTCGGCTGCCCTGGGTCTCGTTCGCCCTCGTCCTCCCGGGCCTGGTCGTCGATTCCATGACGATCGCCGCCCCGATCGCGCTGTACTCGGTCGCGGTGCGGACCCGTGGCATCCCGCCGCTCGTCGTCGCGGGGGCCGTCACCTTCGCGTGCTTCCTCCTCCCCGACTGGCAGCTCCCCTCCCTCGACTTCCTCGCGCCGTCCTTGCTTTACGCCCTGATGTACGCGGCGACCCCGATCGCGCTCGGCGCCCTCGTGCGCACCCATCGCGAGCTCTCGGACCGCGTCGCCGACCTGTCGGCCGCGCGCGAGACCGAGCGCGAGAGGGAGAAGCAGGACGTCCTCCGACGCGAGCGCGCCCGAATCTCCCGCGAGATGCACGACGTCGTCTCGCACCAGGTGAGCCTCGTCGCCGTTCAAGCCGGGGCCCTGCAGGTGTCCTCGCCCGACCCCGAGTCACGGCGGGTCGCGCACGTCATCCGCTCTCTCGCCGTGCGCACGCTCGACGAGCTGCGGCAGATGGTGGGGGTCCTCCGCGCCGAGGGGGCGCGGACGGACTCGGACCGACCGCAGCCCACGCTGGACGACCTCCCCCGACTCGTCGAGGAGAGCGGCCTGGACACCGATCTGGATGTCAGCCTGCCCGTCGACCTCGCCCCGCCCCTGCAGCGCGCGGTGTACCGAACCGTGCAGGAGGGCCTGACCAACGCGCGCAAGCACGCTCCCGGGGCACGCGTCCGCGTCACCGCGGTGGCGACGACGGCCGCGATCGACGTCGTCGTCCAGAACGACCCGCCGAGCCAGGAGGGTCTGCGCCTTCCCTCCAGCGGCACGGGGCTCGCGGGGCTTCGCGAACGCGCGGAGCTCCTCGGCGGACACCTCGACGCCGCCGCCCGCGACGGCGGGGGCTACCGGCTGCGGGTCACGATCCCGCGGCGCGACAGCGAGCACTGA
- a CDS encoding PIG-L family deacetylase: MSRSQTRSSRVRRRRRIALVSAITAVVVVAGAAVAVPIALTRLGGTESSAAPTSSPHAEPSPPGSTPTRTPTPTPTPTPTPTSPVAEACPGGDTLLTVWAHPDDDIIFGNPTISEAIAAGQCVRTVFLTAGDAGRGLDYTHARELGILRAYNVMRGNEGLWDDNEITLDSGMRLDRLTPRGDGRISVFFVRLPDGNITDGGFAATGYATMSKLLDGSIAPLAPIDGGPAVSSPQLSASLTEFAEALRPARTLTHIPRGSAFAPGDHPDHSVVGTLVRDAIGPLDGVGSGVRYFVGYPSEDLPRNVEGVALDAKVETYRVYSQQDDVIRCADRDACLSTRKFGEWLQRSYPKSEDELQMP; the protein is encoded by the coding sequence ATGTCGCGCTCGCAGACACGCTCGTCTCGCGTGCGCCGACGGCGACGCATCGCCCTCGTCTCGGCGATCACGGCGGTGGTCGTGGTCGCGGGCGCGGCCGTCGCCGTTCCGATCGCGCTCACTCGTCTCGGCGGGACCGAGTCATCCGCCGCCCCCACGTCGTCACCGCATGCCGAGCCGTCGCCCCCGGGTTCCACACCGACGCGGACCCCCACCCCCACCCCCACCCCCACCCCGACGCCGACGTCGCCGGTGGCCGAGGCCTGCCCGGGCGGGGACACGCTGCTGACGGTGTGGGCGCACCCGGACGACGACATCATCTTCGGGAACCCCACGATCTCGGAGGCGATCGCTGCGGGCCAGTGCGTCCGCACCGTCTTCCTCACCGCCGGCGATGCGGGGCGCGGCCTCGATTACACGCACGCGCGGGAACTCGGCATCCTGCGCGCCTACAACGTCATGCGGGGGAACGAGGGGCTCTGGGATGACAACGAGATCACGCTCGACAGCGGGATGCGCCTCGATCGGTTGACGCCCCGAGGCGACGGCCGGATCTCCGTCTTCTTCGTCCGGCTCCCGGACGGGAACATCACCGACGGCGGTTTCGCGGCCACGGGATACGCCACGATGAGCAAGCTGCTCGACGGGAGCATCGCGCCCCTCGCCCCCATCGACGGTGGCCCGGCGGTGAGTTCCCCCCAGCTCTCGGCGAGCTTGACCGAGTTCGCCGAGGCCCTCCGCCCGGCTCGGACGCTCACCCACATCCCGCGGGGCAGCGCTTTCGCTCCTGGAGACCACCCGGACCACTCCGTCGTCGGCACGCTGGTGCGTGACGCGATCGGCCCCCTCGACGGTGTCGGGTCGGGGGTGCGCTACTTCGTGGGATACCCGTCGGAGGATCTGCCGCGCAACGTCGAGGGGGTGGCTCTCGACGCCAAGGTCGAGACGTATCGCGTCTACTCGCAGCAGGACGACGTCATTCGCTGTGCCGACCGAGACGCCTGCCTGAGCACGCGCAAGTTCGGCGAGTGGCTGCAGCGGTCGTACCCGAAGTCCGAGGACGAACTCCAGATGCCGTGA
- a CDS encoding sugar transferase, producing MTSDLRVDATSTSQDIYAGGSEPVVDSSAPSSPTSVTHHPRDRWRLRYRRNLFLTDLASLVWVVYGTQLVWFGTGNVAVAANKDGRITDLSYWIFSALLIVAWMWALSFVDSRSDRVIGTGSQEYVRIVDSSFRVFGAVAILAFLTQIDVARGYLLISLPAGIAVLVFTRWLWRQWLIVQRSQGKYSANVLLVGSLTSVTQLAREFARTPSAGYRVVGACVPNGKIADVIPGTAIPVMGHVGDISRALSATGADTVAVTSADELPADKVKEISWSLEAGRQHLVLAPSIIDIAGPRLHTRPVAGLPLIHVETPRFSRGQVFLKRTVDLIASITGVILLSPLLAFLAITVRLSSSGPVFFRQTRIGFHGTEFTMIKFRSMVVNAEELLDDLAAQQRDSGNEVLFKMKNDPRVTPIGRVMRKFSLDELPQLFNVIGGSMSLVGPRPPLPSEVAQYADHVHRRFLAKPGITGLWQVSGRSSLSWEESVRLDLSYVENWTLLGDFVILGKTARAALAPGDTAA from the coding sequence GTGACGTCTGACCTGAGAGTCGACGCGACATCGACGTCGCAGGACATCTACGCCGGGGGTTCCGAGCCCGTCGTGGACAGCTCCGCGCCCTCGTCGCCGACCTCGGTCACCCATCATCCCCGGGACAGATGGCGTCTGCGGTATCGCCGGAATCTCTTCCTCACCGATCTCGCCTCCCTGGTGTGGGTCGTCTACGGCACGCAGCTGGTGTGGTTCGGAACCGGCAACGTCGCCGTCGCCGCCAACAAAGACGGTCGCATCACCGACCTGTCGTACTGGATCTTCTCGGCGCTGCTCATCGTCGCGTGGATGTGGGCCCTGTCCTTCGTCGACTCCCGCAGCGACCGCGTGATCGGCACCGGCTCACAGGAGTACGTGCGGATCGTGGACTCCAGTTTCCGCGTCTTCGGCGCCGTGGCGATCCTCGCGTTCCTGACACAGATCGACGTCGCGCGCGGGTACCTCCTCATCTCCCTCCCGGCCGGCATCGCCGTCCTCGTCTTCACCCGCTGGCTCTGGCGCCAGTGGCTGATCGTCCAACGCTCCCAGGGCAAGTACTCCGCCAACGTCCTCCTCGTCGGCTCCCTCACCTCGGTCACGCAGCTGGCGAGGGAGTTCGCCCGCACCCCGAGCGCCGGATACCGCGTCGTCGGCGCCTGCGTGCCGAACGGCAAGATCGCCGACGTCATCCCCGGGACCGCCATTCCCGTGATGGGACACGTCGGGGACATCTCCCGAGCACTCTCCGCCACCGGTGCCGACACCGTCGCCGTCACGAGCGCCGACGAGCTCCCCGCCGACAAGGTGAAAGAGATCTCGTGGAGCCTCGAGGCCGGGCGCCAGCACCTCGTCCTCGCCCCGAGCATCATCGACATCGCCGGCCCGCGACTGCATACCCGGCCGGTCGCGGGGCTCCCCCTCATCCACGTCGAGACCCCGCGGTTCTCGCGCGGACAGGTGTTCCTCAAGCGCACCGTCGACCTCATCGCGAGCATCACCGGCGTCATCCTGCTGAGCCCGCTCCTGGCGTTCCTCGCCATCACCGTGCGCCTGTCGAGCAGCGGTCCGGTCTTCTTCCGCCAGACGCGCATCGGTTTCCACGGCACCGAGTTCACGATGATCAAGTTCCGGTCCATGGTCGTCAACGCCGAGGAACTGCTCGACGACCTCGCCGCGCAGCAGCGCGACTCGGGCAACGAGGTGTTGTTCAAGATGAAGAACGACCCTCGCGTGACCCCGATCGGCCGGGTGATGCGGAAGTTCAGCCTCGATGAGCTGCCGCAGCTGTTCAACGTCATCGGTGGGTCCATGTCCCTCGTGGGCCCCCGCCCGCCGCTGCCGTCCGAGGTCGCCCAGTACGCCGACCACGTGCACCGCCGTTTCCTCGCCAAGCCCGGCATCACGGGACTGTGGCAGGTCAGCGGTCGATCTTCGCTCTCCTGGGAGGAGTCGGTCCGCCTGGACCTGTCCTACGTGGAGAACTGGACACTCCTGGGCGACTTCGTCATTCTCGGCAAGACCGCCCGCGCCGCCCTGGCGCCGGGCGATACCGCCGCGTGA
- a CDS encoding ABC1 kinase family protein yields MVVSLLISVAAIVSAVLVGFVARRILGTAVGWPRSIVIGLLVFFLGVPFADWVLRQTGASPEPAGEAGLWLALVALAIAWVFALGVATLVASEAIFPTRPLPNPIDLVRAALRQRKRTRRYLEILAIASRHGVGWLFHGGRARVEQELSTAEERANAIVSTINDAGVSFVKLGQVLSTRRDLIPEPYLSALSSLQTKATTLPWETVREVIENDLGTSIDEVYAEVDRIPLAAASVAQVHRARLLDGTDVVVKVQRPAARAQVEADADIIGRLAHRAEARTRVGRDLHIESVARGFTATLLEELDYRIEARNTEMIRSTLERIDKAEPDRRGFVSVPHVFPNASGPRVLTMELVDGAALSDSTDRLAALDPEQRDRLAQVLMSTVIEQILVYGVFHADLHPGNVLLKEDGTLGLIDFGAVGIIERSRREHMTALLLAALGENDVAATDALLLIVDAPEDVDLEAFRHDVGIVLTTEHLRTDGQGSIFTRMVDVIRQHRIALPGELASAFRSFATLEGCLRVIVDDFDMVGRALPLMPALLRRTLSAKRLATDLQAGAVISMARIQRMPRRLEALLTGIEKGSIGVTLRSKDGTDAGGILNRVTAEAASTLVSIAAVVIAVVLIISGGGPVLGGSVTLFAVLGAVIGLFGFLGLLRIVRRTFSRRG; encoded by the coding sequence GTGGTCGTCAGCCTCCTCATCTCCGTCGCCGCCATCGTCTCGGCGGTGCTCGTGGGGTTCGTCGCCCGCCGCATCCTGGGGACGGCGGTGGGCTGGCCGCGCAGCATCGTCATCGGCCTGCTGGTCTTCTTCCTCGGCGTCCCCTTCGCCGATTGGGTGCTCCGTCAGACCGGGGCGTCTCCGGAACCCGCGGGCGAAGCCGGCCTCTGGCTGGCTCTGGTCGCCCTGGCGATCGCCTGGGTCTTCGCGCTCGGGGTGGCGACGCTGGTCGCGAGCGAGGCGATCTTCCCCACGCGCCCCCTGCCGAATCCGATCGATCTCGTTCGCGCCGCGCTGCGGCAGCGGAAGCGCACGCGGCGGTACCTCGAGATCCTCGCCATCGCATCACGTCACGGCGTGGGGTGGCTGTTCCACGGCGGACGCGCCCGCGTCGAGCAAGAGCTGAGCACGGCTGAAGAACGCGCGAACGCCATCGTGTCCACCATCAACGACGCCGGAGTCAGCTTCGTCAAGCTCGGGCAGGTTCTCTCCACTCGACGCGACCTGATCCCGGAGCCGTATCTCAGCGCCCTCTCGAGCCTGCAGACCAAGGCGACGACGCTGCCGTGGGAGACGGTGCGAGAGGTCATCGAGAACGATCTGGGGACGTCGATCGACGAGGTGTACGCCGAGGTGGATCGCATCCCCCTCGCGGCCGCATCGGTGGCGCAAGTGCACCGGGCGCGACTCCTCGACGGGACCGACGTGGTCGTGAAGGTGCAACGCCCCGCCGCCCGCGCGCAGGTGGAAGCGGATGCCGACATCATCGGCCGTCTCGCCCATCGCGCCGAAGCGCGCACGAGAGTGGGCCGGGACCTCCACATCGAGTCGGTGGCGCGGGGATTCACCGCGACGCTCCTCGAGGAGCTCGACTACCGCATCGAGGCGCGCAACACCGAGATGATTCGCTCCACGCTCGAACGGATCGACAAAGCGGAGCCGGACCGGCGCGGTTTCGTGTCCGTTCCCCATGTCTTCCCGAACGCGTCCGGCCCGCGGGTCCTCACCATGGAGCTCGTCGATGGCGCCGCACTGAGCGACTCGACGGATCGCCTGGCCGCCCTGGACCCGGAACAGCGCGATCGCCTGGCGCAGGTCCTCATGTCGACCGTCATCGAGCAGATCTTGGTGTACGGCGTGTTCCACGCCGATCTGCACCCCGGCAACGTCCTCTTGAAGGAGGACGGCACCCTCGGCCTCATCGATTTCGGCGCGGTGGGGATCATCGAGCGCAGCCGCCGAGAGCACATGACGGCTCTCCTCCTGGCCGCGCTGGGCGAGAACGATGTGGCCGCCACCGATGCACTCCTGCTCATCGTCGATGCGCCCGAGGACGTGGACCTCGAGGCCTTCCGGCACGATGTGGGCATCGTGCTCACGACAGAGCATCTGCGCACGGACGGCCAGGGCTCGATCTTCACGCGCATGGTCGATGTCATCCGTCAGCACCGGATCGCCCTCCCGGGTGAGCTGGCCTCCGCTTTCCGCAGTTTCGCCACTCTGGAGGGCTGCCTGCGGGTCATCGTCGACGACTTCGACATGGTCGGGCGCGCACTGCCGTTGATGCCCGCACTCTTGCGGCGAACGCTCTCTGCGAAGCGATTGGCCACCGACCTCCAGGCCGGGGCCGTCATCTCGATGGCGCGCATCCAGCGCATGCCACGGCGCCTCGAGGCGCTCCTGACCGGAATCGAGAAGGGGTCCATCGGAGTCACCCTCCGCTCGAAGGACGGAACGGATGCCGGCGGCATCCTGAATCGCGTCACCGCCGAGGCTGCGTCGACGTTGGTGTCGATCGCTGCGGTCGTGATCGCGGTCGTGCTGATCATCTCGGGCGGAGGACCCGTCCTCGGCGGATCCGTCACCCTCTTCGCCGTCCTCGGCGCGGTGATCGGACTGTTCGGCTTCCTCGGGCTCCTGCGCATCGTGCGACGGACGTTCAGTCGCCGAGGCTGA
- a CDS encoding response regulator: MIRVVVVDDEALVRSGFELILGAAPDIQVVAAVDGDVAVDTIRRERPDVVLLDIRMPGRSGLDILADLRHDDPRPIVGILTTFDTDEYIARALHDGASGFLVKDTAPEHLAAMVRTLAAGGVVLSPQVSRTLVDGYTGAPDRDAVRRIALLTDRERDVLSRLPTGESNAEIGRRLHLSGATVKDHVSAILSKLSVSTRLEAALVSERAHPRRHRT, from the coding sequence GTGATCCGGGTCGTAGTCGTCGATGATGAGGCGCTCGTCCGTTCCGGGTTCGAGCTGATCCTCGGAGCCGCACCGGACATCCAGGTGGTCGCCGCGGTCGACGGAGACGTCGCGGTCGACACCATCCGGCGGGAACGTCCCGACGTGGTCCTCCTCGACATCCGGATGCCGGGACGCAGCGGCCTCGACATCCTCGCCGACCTTCGCCACGACGATCCCCGCCCGATCGTGGGCATCCTCACGACCTTCGACACCGACGAGTACATCGCCCGCGCCCTGCACGACGGAGCGTCGGGTTTCCTCGTCAAGGACACGGCGCCCGAGCACCTCGCGGCCATGGTGCGCACCCTCGCCGCCGGTGGGGTCGTGCTGTCCCCCCAGGTGTCCCGCACGCTGGTCGACGGCTACACCGGCGCCCCCGATCGGGATGCCGTCCGACGCATCGCCCTCCTCACCGATCGAGAGCGCGACGTCCTCTCCCGCCTGCCGACCGGTGAATCCAACGCCGAGATCGGGCGACGCCTCCACCTCAGCGGAGCGACGGTCAAGGATCACGTCAGCGCGATCCTGTCGAAGCTGTCGGTGTCGACCCGACTCGAGGCGGCCCTGGTCTCGGAGCGGGCACACCCCCGCAGACATCGGACATGA